The following are from one region of the Pocillopora verrucosa isolate sample1 chromosome 3, ASM3666991v2, whole genome shotgun sequence genome:
- the LOC131772367 gene encoding microfibril-associated glycoprotein 4-like translates to MAMKNHVIKSVEVPNEGSCRVMCYMEPNCVSINVGPVTGGSQKCDLNNATEENHASFLLVNNPGYAYLAIENPCSSSPCLNSGTCQAGFTYKGFRCVCGERFTGETCQISEVKRNCAEIYKSAGKPADGVYTIKPDNLPAFDVFCDQTTAGGSWIVFQKRLNGSVDFYRSWNDYKHGFGDLKSEFWLGLDKIHRLTSDNNGMLRVDLEDFEGNTAYAEYNLFGVMSEKDKYKLILGSYSGNSGDSLALHRGMPFTTKDRDNDNHGGVNCAIRFKGAWWYERCHYSNLNGLYLRGNHPSYADGVNWNHWKGYHYSLKRTEMKIRPVDF, encoded by the exons atggccatgaaaaatcacgtgatcaaaagtGTAGAGGTGCCAAACGAGGGGAGCTGCAGAGTaatgtgttatatggagcctaattgtgtgtccatcaatgttGGACCTGTTACAGGAGGAAGCCAAAAATGCGATTTGAATAACGCCACGGAGGAAAACCATGCTTCATTTCTTCTCGTGAACAATCCAGGCTACGCTtatcttgcaatcgag aatccatgcagcagcAGCCCATGCTTAAACAGTGGCACCTGTCAGGCTGGATTCACCtataaaggttttcgttgtgtctGTGGGGAAAGATTCACTGGAGAAACCTGCCAAATCAGTGAAG tcaaaagaaactgcgCAGAAATCTACAAGTCAGCAGGTAAACCAGCTGACGGTGTGTACaccattaaacctgataatttgcctgcttttgatgtattctgtgaccaaacaacagccgGTGGTAGTTGGATAGTGTTCCAGAAAAGACTgaacggctcggttgatttctaccgctcctggaacgactacaaacatggctttggtgacctgaaaagtgagttttggttgggactggacaagattcaccggCTGACCTCAGATAATAACGGCATGCTGCGTGTGGACTTGGAggactttgaagggaacacaGCTTATGCCGagtataacttgtttggtgttatgagtgagaaagacaagtacaagctgaTCCTTGGTTCCTATTCTG gaaattctggtgactCTCTTGCTCTACATCGCGGTATGCCGTTCACCACTAAAGATCGAGATAATGACAATCATGGAGGTGTTAACTGCGCCATTAggttcaaaggagcctggtggtacgaGAGGTGTCACTACTCAAATCTTAATGGTTTATATCTTCGTGGCAATCACCCCTCCTATGCTGATGGAGTGAACTGGAATCACTGGAAAGGATACCATTACTCTCTAaagagaaccgagatgaaaataagaccagtggatTTCTGA